In Candidatus Binatus sp., the following are encoded in one genomic region:
- a CDS encoding SDR family NAD(P)-dependent oxidoreductase, with product MAQGKLQDRVAIVTGGASGIGKATAENFAAEGAKVIIGDLESSAGAKVAQACGATFVPTDVREAKQVEALVKHATDKFGRLDVMYNNAGIGISASLVDTTEEEYRETIRIDLDGVFWGLKFGGKVMIEQRRGSIISTASVAGLIGSPGLSAYNAAKHGVVGLTKAAALEFGPFGVRVNCVCPGVIDTPLVARIFGQMEGARKLLDGMHPIGRMGQPIEIAKVVTFLASDDASFLTGQAIAVDGGMMAGQGSTSANNPFADLVGGGKRH from the coding sequence ATGGCACAGGGAAAACTTCAGGATCGGGTAGCGATCGTGACGGGCGGCGCGTCGGGAATCGGCAAGGCGACCGCAGAAAATTTCGCGGCTGAAGGCGCCAAGGTGATCATCGGCGATCTTGAAAGCAGCGCGGGCGCGAAAGTCGCCCAGGCTTGCGGCGCTACCTTCGTCCCGACCGATGTGCGCGAAGCCAAACAGGTTGAAGCGCTGGTCAAGCACGCGACGGACAAGTTCGGGCGGCTCGACGTGATGTACAACAACGCCGGAATCGGGATCAGCGCTTCGTTGGTCGATACCACCGAGGAAGAATATCGCGAGACGATTCGCATCGACCTCGACGGCGTGTTCTGGGGACTCAAGTTCGGCGGCAAGGTAATGATCGAACAGCGGCGCGGATCGATTATCAGCACGGCGTCGGTGGCGGGACTGATCGGCAGCCCGGGACTCTCGGCGTACAACGCCGCCAAGCACGGCGTGGTCGGGCTTACGAAGGCGGCGGCGCTCGAGTTCGGTCCGTTCGGCGTGCGCGTCAATTGCGTATGCCCCGGCGTGATCGATACGCCGCTGGTAGCGCGAATTTTCGGTCAGATGGAAGGCGCGCGCAAACTGCTCGACGGGATGCATCCGATCGGCCGGATGGGCCAGCCAATCGAAATCGCCAAGGTAGTGACGTTCCTCGCGTCGGACGACGCGTCGTTCCTGACCGGGCAGGCGATCGCGGTAGACGGCGGGATGATGGCGGGTCAGGGGAGTACCAGCGCGAACAATCCGTTTGCGGATCTGGTCGGCGGCGGCAAGCGCCACTAG
- a CDS encoding energy transducer TonB: MSRPRIAPLGARWLWSLLAASVASRSIGHATLHDDQTKSHRADDRHYRRHLASLAASIAAHAALIGAIVFFAPRISKPHGDWVLAYLVEIGEGSAGGGRSARSSAGSAATVNAETGPVAMPRPTTIHRDRVRVSMRRREELSPHRDDRVDEIASHTPAPKAPPIDAAMSRRGSASGEADAVDRGKLNRSGADPPGFSGIGDGTGSGSGIGTGGGGGGRTALAHADYGTNPAPIYPAIARRHEEQGTVTLRVLVGADGRVERVEISDSSGYDALDDSAVETVAKKWRFEPAHRDGVAFESWVLVPIRFALTEANSGR; the protein is encoded by the coding sequence GTGTCACGACCGCGAATCGCGCCGCTCGGCGCGCGCTGGCTCTGGTCGCTCCTGGCCGCTTCCGTCGCCTCGCGAAGTATTGGCCACGCGACCTTGCACGACGACCAGACTAAATCGCATCGCGCTGACGACCGGCACTATCGGCGCCACCTCGCGTCGCTGGCGGCGTCGATAGCGGCGCACGCCGCGCTGATCGGTGCGATCGTTTTTTTCGCACCGAGGATCAGCAAACCGCATGGCGACTGGGTGCTCGCGTACCTGGTCGAGATCGGCGAAGGGAGTGCGGGCGGCGGCCGCTCCGCGCGATCGTCGGCGGGCAGCGCGGCGACCGTCAATGCCGAGACGGGCCCGGTTGCGATGCCGCGGCCCACGACGATTCATCGCGATCGAGTGCGCGTTTCGATGCGCCGACGCGAGGAACTATCGCCGCATCGAGATGATCGCGTCGATGAAATCGCGAGCCACACTCCTGCCCCTAAGGCGCCGCCGATCGATGCGGCCATGTCCCGTCGCGGGTCCGCCTCGGGTGAGGCGGACGCGGTTGATCGCGGCAAGCTCAATCGGAGCGGCGCCGATCCGCCAGGCTTTAGTGGCATCGGTGACGGAACAGGGTCGGGTAGCGGAATCGGCACGGGCGGCGGTGGCGGCGGTCGGACCGCGCTCGCGCATGCCGACTATGGAACGAATCCAGCGCCGATTTATCCGGCAATCGCGCGGCGACATGAGGAACAGGGCACGGTGACGCTCCGTGTCCTGGTCGGCGCCGACGGTCGAGTCGAGCGCGTCGAAATTTCGGACTCGTCGGGATACGACGCGCTGGACGACTCGGCGGTCGAGACCGTTGCAAAAAAATGGCGATTTGAGCCGGCCCACCGCGACGGCGTCGCGTTCGAGAGCTGGGTGCTGGTGCCGATTCGATTCGCATTGACAGAGGCAAACAGTGGGCGTTAA
- a CDS encoding GatB/YqeY domain-containing protein, giving the protein MRPADTSAVSNRAEEISSGRIALVSSLSDNSFIVKQKIQDDLKAAMKSGDKLRMMALRSVLSEMSRLEKDVRRDPNDAEILQIIKRERAKREESLEFARKASRQDLIEQNETEAKILQSYLPATASADDVRAEIQSAIAAGVAQMGALMKALRDKFGASLDGKLASELAKEALAKK; this is encoded by the coding sequence ATGCGGCCCGCAGATACCAGCGCGGTTTCAAATCGCGCGGAAGAGATATCGTCGGGCCGCATCGCTTTAGTGTCGTCGTTGTCGGACAATTCATTTATCGTGAAGCAGAAAATCCAGGATGACCTGAAGGCCGCGATGAAAAGCGGCGACAAACTCCGCATGATGGCGCTGCGCAGCGTGCTGTCCGAGATGTCGCGCCTCGAAAAAGACGTGCGGCGCGATCCCAACGACGCCGAGATTCTGCAAATTATCAAGCGTGAGCGCGCCAAGCGCGAGGAATCGCTCGAGTTCGCGCGCAAAGCCAGTCGCCAGGATCTGATCGAGCAGAACGAGACCGAGGCGAAGATCCTGCAATCGTATCTGCCCGCGACCGCTTCGGCCGACGATGTCCGCGCTGAGATTCAGTCTGCGATTGCCGCCGGCGTCGCCCAGATGGGCGCTCTGATGAAGGCTTTGCGCGATAAGTTCGGCGCAAGCCTCGACGGCAAACTCGCAAGCGAACTCGCGAAGGAAGCGCTCGCCAAGAAATAG